GGTGCAGGCGAGCGCCGAGGCGCGGGGAATCGCGGTGCATCACCCGGTATCGTTACGCGATGCGGCAGCGCAGGCGGTGTTTGCCGGCCACGGTGCCGATGTCGCGGTGGTCGCAGCCTATGGGTTGATACTGCCGCGCGCGGTGCTCGACGCGCCGCGGCACGGGTGCCTCAACGTTCATGCCTCGCTGCTGCCGCGCTGGCGCGGGGCGGCGCCGATCCAGCGCGCGATCCTGGCGGGCGATGCCGAGACCGGAGTCGGGATCATGCAGATGGAGGCCGGGCTCGATACCGGACCGGTGCGGCTCGAGGGGCGGACGCCGGTCGACGGCAAGACCGCGGGCGCGCTGACCGCCGAGCTTAGCGCGATGGGGGCGCGGCTGATGGTCGAGGTGCTGGCCGATCTGGCGGGATATCCGCCGGTGGCGCAGGCCGAGGGCGCGACGCATGCGCCCAAGATCGACAAGGCCGAGGCCCGGCTGGATTTTTCGCTGCGCGCGGTCGAAGTCGAGCGTCAGGTGCGGGCGTTCAACCCGGCGCCTGGGGCGTTTTTCGAAGTGGGGGGTGAGCGGGTTCGGGTGCTCCAAGCATCGGTCATCCCCGCGCAGGCGGGGATTGAAGGGGCCGAAGTCATTGCAGGAGCGGAAGCGTTGGCGACTCTCGATTCCCCCTTTTGTGGGAATGACGAAGTGGGGGCGGTCATCGATCATGCTCCGGGCTTCGCCGTCGCGTGCGCCGAGGGCTATCTCGTCCCCACCCTCATCCAGCGCGCGGGGCGCGGTGCGATGACCCCCGCCGAACTGCTCCGCGGATTCCCCATCCCCGTAGGCACGATCCTGGCGTGACCCGGTTCGCGCTGACGATCGAATATGATGGCCGCCCGTTCATGGGGTGGCAGCACCAGGCGCACGGCCCCAGCGTCCAGCAGGCGATCGAGGATGCCGCGCGGCGGATCCTGGGCGAGGATGTGCTCGTCTATGCCGCGGGGCGGACCGATGCCGGGGTGCATGCGCTGGCGATGCGCGCGCATGTCGATGTCGAGCGGCCGATCGGCGCGTTCCGGCTGATGGAGGGGCTGAACGCGGTGCTGCGCCCACAGCCGGTGGCGGTCCTCGATTGCGTCGAGGTCGCGGGCGACTGGCATGCGCGGTTCGCCTGCACCGCGCGGCATTATGAATATCGCATCCGCTCGCGCCGCGCGCCGCTGACGCTCGAACTGGGCCGCGCGTGGCGGATCGCCAATCCGCTCGATGCCGAGGCGATGGCGGCGGGTGCGCGGCAGCTGATCGGGCGGCATGACTTCACGACCTTCCGATCGACGCATTGCCAGGCCGACAGCCCGCTGCGCACGCTCGACCGGCTCGAGGTGGTGCGCGAAGGCGAGCTGATCCGAATCTTCGCTTCGGCGCGGTCGTTCCTGCATCATCAGGTGCGGTCGATGGTGGGGTGCCTGGCCCTGGTGGGCCAGGAGAAATGGACACCCGACGATATCGGCGAGGCGCTGGCGGCGCGCGATCGGGCGGCGCTGGGGCTCAATGCGCCGGCGGAGGGGTTGTATTTCGTGGCGGCGGATTATCCCGCCTAATCAAATCCGTTCGCACTGAGCTTGTCGAAGTGCCGTTCTTTTTTCGCCACCGGAGGAAAAGAAGAACGGTGCTTCGACAAG
The genomic region above belongs to Sphingomonas qomolangmaensis and contains:
- the fmt gene encoding methionyl-tRNA formyltransferase gives rise to the protein MRIVFMGTPEFAVPILDAVVAAGHEVVAAYTQPPRRAGRGKALTPSPVQASAEARGIAVHHPVSLRDAAAQAVFAGHGADVAVVAAYGLILPRAVLDAPRHGCLNVHASLLPRWRGAAPIQRAILAGDAETGVGIMQMEAGLDTGPVRLEGRTPVDGKTAGALTAELSAMGARLMVEVLADLAGYPPVAQAEGATHAPKIDKAEARLDFSLRAVEVERQVRAFNPAPGAFFEVGGERVRVLQASVIPAQAGIEGAEVIAGAEALATLDSPFCGNDEVGAVIDHAPGFAVACAEGYLVPTLIQRAGRGAMTPAELLRGFPIPVGTILA
- the truA gene encoding tRNA pseudouridine(38-40) synthase TruA is translated as MTRFALTIEYDGRPFMGWQHQAHGPSVQQAIEDAARRILGEDVLVYAAGRTDAGVHALAMRAHVDVERPIGAFRLMEGLNAVLRPQPVAVLDCVEVAGDWHARFACTARHYEYRIRSRRAPLTLELGRAWRIANPLDAEAMAAGARQLIGRHDFTTFRSTHCQADSPLRTLDRLEVVREGELIRIFASARSFLHHQVRSMVGCLALVGQEKWTPDDIGEALAARDRAALGLNAPAEGLYFVAADYPA